The Gammaproteobacteria bacterium genomic interval CACCCCGCCACAAACCAGAGGCCGCGCCCGCAGCGCGGCCTCTATTGCTTCACTTCAATCTCGTAGATGGCCGGCCAGTTTTTGCCGGTGACGAACAGGCGGCGTGCTTTGCTGTCCCAGGCGATGCCGTTGGCGACGCCCGCCTGCACCTGTTCGCGGGCTTTGCGGAACAGCGGCGTCAAGTCCAGTTCGGCCTGCACGACGCCGTCTTGCGGGTTGATGACGACGACGCGGCTGCTCAGGTACACATTGGCGTACACGCGGCCCTCAATCCACTCCAGTTCGTTCAGACGTTTGACCGGGCGGGCGCCGTCGGTCACCGTTATGCGCCGCACCTCGCTGAAATCGGCGGGGTCGCGGAAACTCAACTCCGCCGAGCCGTCGCTCATGATCAGATGGCGCCCGTCGTGCGTCAGCCCCCAGCCCTCGCCGCTGTACGACATCGTGCCCGCTGGTTCCAGCGTGGCGGCGTCGTAGAGCAGCGCCTGCCCCGCGCGCCAGGTCAACTGGTAAAGACGCTCGCCGACCAGCGCCAGCCCCTCGCCGAACAGGTGGTCGGCCAGCGCGCGCTCCTGCCGCACCTCGCCGCTTTCAAGGTCGAGAATCGCGACCGATGATTGCCGGTAACGCCCGCTGCTTTCCATCAGCGCGCCGTCGTGCACAACCAGCCCCTGCGTGAAGGCGCGAACGCGGTGCGGGAAAGTGCCGACGACGGTGTAGTCGAGCGAAACCGGCGCGGCGCCCGCCCCGGCCACCGCCGCCAGCCAGCACAGCAAAACCAGGCAGATTTTTGTCGGACCTTTCATCGAGCCTTCCGTCGGCCTTTCATTCGGCCTCTCGCCAAGCCTTTCATCCGGTCTTGCGCCGGGCCTCGCCGGGAACCTTCCGCCGGGGCTTTCATCAAACCCTTTGTCAGACTTCTTGTCGGGCAATCCATCCGCCAATTCTACCAACCCGCCGCGCAATGACATGGAAAATCCGCCAATGCTGGTATAGTGCGCTGCGGGATGCGTAACATAGAAACCCTGATCAGCGCGCAGTACATCGTGCCGGTGAGGCCGCGCGGCGAGGTGCTGCACGACGGCGCCGTGGCGGTGGACAAGGGCCACATCGTCGGCGTGATGCCGCGCCTGCAAGCGCTGGAAAAATTCCGCGCCGAAGAGCAGGTGCACCTTGCGCGCCACATCCTGCTGCCCGGGCTGATTAACGCCCACACCCACTCGCCGATGAGTCTGTTCAAGGGCGTCGGCGGCGGGCTGCCGATGCGGCGCTGGCTGCACGAGTGCATCTTCCCGCTGGAGCGCGACTTCCTGACGCCGCAGTTCGTGCGCGACGGCGCCGAACTCGCCATCGCCGAGATGATACGCGGCGGCGCCACCTGCTTCAACGACATGTATTACTTCCCGGAGGACATCATTGATGTCGCCTGCCACGCGCGCATCCGCATCTGCTGCGGCCTGACAGTGCTTGAGTTTGCAACCGCCTACGCCGCCGGCGCCGACGAATACATCGGCAAGGGGCTTGAGGTGCGCGACCAGTACAAGGACGACGGGCGCGTTCACTTCATGTTCGCGCCGCACGCGCCCTACACGGTGTCGGACAAGACGCTGATGCGCATCCGCACTTACAGCGACGAACTCAACCTGCCGGTGCACATCCACCTGCACGAGACCGCCGGCGAGATTGCCGACAGCATCAAGGAATTCGGCGTGCGCCCGATGGCGCGGCTCGACCAACTCGGGCTGGTTACGCCGGCGCTGCGCGCCGTCCACATGACGCAACTGACGGAGGATGAAATTGCGCTGCTCGCCGAGCGCAACGCGCAGGTCCTGCACTGCCCCGAATCAAACATGAAACTGGCGTCCGGCATCTGCCCGGTGCGAACGCTGCTGGAGCACGGCGTCAATGTCGCGCTCGGCACCGACGGCGCGGCCAGCAACGACGACCTTGATATTCTCGGCGAGATGAGAACCGCCGCACTGCTGGCCGGTGTTGCCGGCGGCGGCGGCAAAGGCGTCGGCAGCAATAACAACGGCGACGGTAGCAGCAACGATGGCAACAGCGGCAACGGTGACAGCGCCAGCGGCAGTGGCGACAGCGACAACGCCGTCTTCAACCCCGCCACCGCGCTCGAAATGGCCACCATCAACGGCGCCACCGCGCTCGGCCTCGGCGAGGTTGTCGGCTCCATCGAGAAAGGCAAGGCGGCGGATTTTGCGGCGGTTCAATGCGACGGCATTGAAGCCGTGCCGGTGTACGACGCCATCGGCCACCTGGTCTATTCGGCCAGCCGCAGCGAGGTCAGCGATGTCTGGATTGCCGGGCAGCGCGTGCTGCGCGACCGCGTTCTGACTACAATAGACGAACAGGCGCTGCTGAAAAAAAGCGCCGGGTGGCGGCGCAAGATCGCCGTCGCCGCGGCGCGGGCGCGCCAGCCAAACCAAGCGACGCAATGAACACCAACATTGACCCCGCCGAACTCGGCAAATTCGAGGCCAGCGCGTCGCGCTGGTGGGACGCCGGCGGCGAATTCAAGCCGCTGCACATCATCAACCCGCTGCGCCTCGACTACATTGACGAGCGCGCGCCGCTCAGCGGGCGGCGCGTGCTCGACGCCGGCTGCGGCGGCGGCCTGCTGAGCGAGGCGATGGCGAAACGCGGCGCCGCCGTCACCGGCATTGACCCGGGCCGCACGGCCATCGAGGTCGCGCAACTGCACGCGCGCGAATCGCAACTCGACATCGCCTACCTGTGCACCGACACCGGGCAACTGGCTGACGAACAACCGGCGCAATACGACACCGTAACCTGCATGGAACTGCTGGAACATGTGCCCGACCCGGCGGCGCTGGTGCGCGCCTGCGCGCAACTCGCAAAGCCGGGCGGCGATGTGTTTTTCTCGACCATCAACCGCAGCCCGAAAGCCTGGCTGCTGGCCATTGTCGGCGCCGAATATGTGCTCGGCCTGCTGCCGAAAGGCACGCACGACTACCACAAACTGCTGCGCCCGTCGGAACTGGAGGAATTCGCGCGCAGCGCCGGCCTCGCCGTCCGCGACCTCTCCGGCATGCGCTACAACCCGCTGACAAACACGCCGTCGCTGGTCTCCGATGTCGGCGTCAACTATCTCGTGCATTGCCGCAAAGAAACATGACGCGCGCGGTGCTGTTCGACCTCGACGGCACGCTGGCCGACACCGCCGACGACCTCGCCGCCGCGCTGAACCGCCTGCTGCAAGAGCAACAGCGCCCCGAAAAACCGGCGGCGGTGCTGCGCCGCGAGGCGTCGCGCGGCGCGCGCGCGATGGTGCGGGCGGGCTTCGGCAATTCAACCGGCGACGACGAATTCGAACAACTGGTGTCGCGCTTTCTGACCATTTACGCGGCGCATCTGCACGACCGCACGCGCCTGTTCCCGGCGGTTGAGCAAACACTGCAAACGCTGCGCGGCAACGGCGTGCGCTGGGGCGTCGTCACCAACAAGGGCGGCCACCTGGCCGAGCCGCTGCTGCGCTATCTCGGCATTCTGGAGGCGGCGGACTGCCTCGTGTACGGCGACACGACAAGCCACAAGAAACCGTCGCCGGAACCGCTGCTGTTCGCCGCGCGCGAACTCGGCCTGGAAACGCGCGACTGCGTCTATGTCGGCGACGACCTGCGCGACATCGAGGCGGCGCGCGCCGCCAACATGCCGGTGCTGGCCGCGGCCTGGGGCTACCGCCCGCAAGAAGAGGACATCACGCAATGGGACGCCGACGGCGTGCTCGACAGCGTCGCCGAACTGATTCCGTGGCTTGAAACGCGCGCTGGCTGACACCGGTGGAAGTTAGCAACCAGTTCGGGGACACATAACAGAAGCCTCTCATTGAGCACAGCAAATATCCCGAATTGCTTGTTAGTTGCTTTCTTCAAGGGATTGAAGATACATCTCAACCTCCTTCCTCATTTTTTCCAGAACGCCCTTTTCACTGTCTGGATTATCAAAACCTTCCAGAATTGTTTCCATGGCCAAAGAAGCATATTTTATTTTTGATTTTTTCGTTTTCAGCTTCTCTGCCTTCTCCAAGTGGGCTTTCGCACCATTGGTGTAAAAGTTGGTATTGAACTTTTGGAAACATTCGCTGACAGCATCATCTATCTCCGCCATTGTTTCATGCGTGACAAGCCTCGAATAGTCACATTTTATTTCCTCATAAGAAGATTTCACCAGTGCCATTCGAGACTCTGCTGTTTTTCTCTTTTTACTTGTCAGGGATATTTCAATCGAGTCTCTAAGAATTTGAAGGCGCCTAATCAGAGCAAAATGAGAAAAACTGATTTTTTCAGCGTCACGATTTAATTTTCTTGCCTCATTGGGGGGAAGTTTATTGTGCAATACATACAAAACCAATTCATTAAACTCATCTTCTTCTTGTCGGGCTGACAGGACACTCCAGGCAATTATTCCTATCAAAAAAATAATTCCTATCAGAATAATGCCACCCCATCCTATCCATGCACCCACCAGGGCGACCAAAGCCACAATGCCCAGTATTCCATTTTCATTTTTTTTCATGATTCATTCTTTTCATAAGTGCGTGTTCCAGACAGAGATAATCTGCAACGGAGCATAACAAATCGCTCAGCGAACTGGCGAGCTGATTTTTGTATAAGGCACAGCTCGGCTGAACTCATTAAGGTCGCAGATTGTCCAGAGATATATTTGGGGTAACAGTTATGAAACATCAGGCCATATTTTGTTGATATGCCCAGCCAATGTTGAGGCGCGTTTGGCAATTGCGCTCTCGTCCCAATTTTCCTTTTTGGAAATATCGCGATTCAGCGCAAGCAGGGACCCGGCCAACTGTTCTTTTTTACCCTCCCACGGCCCATTGCTAAGACTGGAGTTCAAGGGGGTTGTTACAAGTGTAAGGTTGCCAAATGTATTTATTAACTGTTGGCGTTTCTGAATAAGTTTCTGAGTTTCCTCATCAAGATGCTCGCCACGCAACTTCTCTAAAGGGCCGTAACTTTCGCTCGGCGCTATAGAGCCATTTGACAATGCCCAGTTTTCTGCCCATTTTCGCGGCATAATATGCTCAATTGAAAGATTAGGCACGGATACATCCTCATCAAACTTATTTCTCATTTCCTTCTCTATGTTCTCAAAAATATATCTGAGCTTCTCTCGGGATATTACCGTATAAGCTTGGGACTGCTCACATGCCAAAAAAACATCTCTGTCATGAGGCATCCTAGACGCATCCCCGCTCAGGGATTGCAACTGATTCATGAACGCTTCGACAATATTTTCTTTCCTTCGCGCTTCACGGATAAGACCTGCGACTATCTTGTTATAGTTTTTAGATGTCAAGCCACATATTTCGCGCCGCACAATATAATTCTCAATGATGGAAAACATCTTGCATTTGCCATCATCATTTACTGAACTGGAGTCAATCCACAGCACCACTGGATGAAAAGAGGACAAATCCCAAGTCCGCAAAACGCTCGCTATGCGGTTGGTAATTGCCCCCTCTGGCCTTTCTTCCAAAGCACGATAAGTTCTCCCGTAATCCAGCAGAACATTCAGTTCGTTTTTCACAGAATCGAATGACCGTTCACGCGCATAGTTTTGGTATTCAGTGGCAATCTTCCTGATATTGACTTCTTTTTCTGTTTCAGCGACCACCACATGAGCAATAAAATGATCGGCCCGGGCTTTCTTGAAACGCCCCTGCTTGACAAGCTTATTCCAGAAATCCTGTTCAAATTCTCTCCATTGCTCATTGAAGAGTTGCTCCTCATCTGCCTCCTCCTTAAGGGCGCGATGGAATATATCGTTTCGGATTAAGTCAAATGGCGCCAGTGGCTCTGCCTTGCCATTAAGAGAGGCGAAAATTTCTTGTGCATCGTCGTTCTCATGCAGATGAATCGTAACTATCCTGAAGCCATTCAAGAAACCACGCATTAGCGCATCAATAACTTTCTCTATGGTTTCCCCTTCTTCCTGATGTCTTATGCGAACAAAGAATAAAATCTCCGCATACAGAAAAAAGTAAGCCTGCAGTAGCTTCGGCACATCCTTGTCTTTTTTTAGCCGGCCATTTTTATAGAAATACTGCTTTTCATGCTGGCGCAATTCTTTTAGTTTGAGGGAGGCGACTTTTTTGTACAGGTCCCTGTCATAGGCGGATGGCCACAATTTAAACCGTTCACGCTCCGGATTACGTGCCGCTTTCCCAAGTGTGTTAAACAGATAGGTGTTTATAGCGTCATCCAAATCATCGTAACCCAGTTCGCGCGCTGCTTCTCTGAGGGAAGCGAGCATTAACTGGAACGTTGTGATGCGTTGTTGCCCATCAACTAAATATCGTTGAGGGATTACGCCAAAACCCGGGCTTTTAGGCTTTGAACAAATTATGGCGCCAAAATAGTGCGGGAATAATGTTGCCCCTTTTAGAATCGCCAGCGTCTGATCCCGCCAGTCTTCCCAAAGGCCAGGTATTTGCTCTCCTTTGCCAGATTTCCAAGCATAATGTCGCTGGTAAACCGGTACCAACCACTGTTGCCTTTCCTGCAAGACTTCGTCCAAAGAATTTACATGTGCGTCCATCTCACCTCCCGCATTACTTTAAAATGACACGACATTTAGTGTTAATCAGACTAATTAATTCTTAATGAAAAACCGGTCAGGACGGCGCAGTGTCGTCCGGCAGGCGCGGGGTGGTGTCCTGCCATTCTTCCGGGAGGGGTTTGGGCGAATGGACGCCAAGATCGCGCAGCATCTCGGTCTGGCGGACGACACTGCCCCTGCCGTCTTTCAGCCGGTTGGCGGCCTGGTCGTAGGCGTCGCGGGCGGCGCCGATGCGCTCGCCGACCTTTGTGAAAGATTCGAGAAACAGCATCACCTTGTCGTACAACTCGCCGCCGCGGTGCGCGATTTTCTCGGCGTTGACATTGCGCCGCTCAACGCGCCACAGGTTGGCGATGGTTCGCAGCGCCAGCAGCAGCGTTGTCGGCGTCGCCAGGATGACGCGGTTTTTCATCGCGTAGTTGGTAATCTCCATGTCCTTCTCCATGACGACGGCGAACGACGCCTCAATCGGCATGAACATGATGACAAAGTCGAGGTTGGCGCCGACGGCGGCGGGGTAGCGCTTGTCGCCGAGGTCGCTGATGTGGCGGCGCACCGCCTGCAAGTGGCGTTGCAGCGCCTGTTCGCGCACCGCCTCGTCTTCGGCGTTGACATACTCGATGAAGTCCGTCAGCGACACCTTGGAATCAATGATGACGCGCTCGTCCGACGCCGGCATCCGCACGATGACATCGGGGCGCAGGCGCTCGCCGTCGCCGCCGGTGACGGACGGCTGGCGGTCGTACTCGTGCCCCTCGCGCAGGCCCGAATTCTCGAGGATGGTCTCAAGCACGCTCTCGCCCCACGCGCCCTGCTTCTGCTTCTCGCCTTTCAGCGCGTGCGTCAGGTCGTTCGCCTCTTTTGAGATTTTCAGCGCCGCGTCGTTCATCGCGTTGAACTGGGTCAGCAGGTTCTGCCGCTCGCGCGCGGTCTCGGTCTTCAGCGTGTCAAACGAGTCCTTGAAGTCGCGGATGTCCTTCTTCAGCGGGTTCAGCAGGTGCCCCATCTCCTCGCGGTTGGTTTCGCGGAAGCGGTCGCTGTGGCGCTGGAACGCATCCTGCGTCAACATCCGCACCGCGTCTTTCATGCGGTTCTCGAACTCGCCCTGCTCCCTGAAACGCTCGGCCTGGCCGCACTTCTCGGTCTCAAGCCGGGCGATGGTGGCGACCTGCTCGCGCCCGCTTTCTTCCGCCGTTTTCAACTTCGCCTCGAGTTCACCGATGCGCGCCTCGCGCCCGGCGGCGGCGCCCGCCAGCGCGGTTTCGGCGGCGGCGGCCTTGTCGGCGCGCGCCTTTTCCTCGGTCATGCGCCAGAACAGCAGCACGCAGCCGCCCAGCGCCAGCACCGCGACAACGCCCAATATCGTCATGAAATCCATCGTGAATGTCCCGCTGTTATGGTAGCACGCCCGTTTCTTATTCGGGTGTGCCGGGCTTGTCGGGCGTATCAGATGTGCCGGGTGTGTTGTGCGTGCCGGGCTTGTCGGATGTGCCGGATTCGCCGGGCTTGCCGGACTCGCCGGACGCGCCGGTGTCCGGGCGGCGTCTCATCTGCGGGAACAGGATGACATCGCGGATGGAAGGCGCGCCGGTCAGCAACATCACCAGCCGGTCAATGCCGATGCCTTCGCCGGCGGTCGGCGGCAGGCCGTATTCAAGCGCCTCGATGTAGTCGGCGTCGTAGTACATGGCCTCGTCGTCGCCGCCGGCGCGTTCGCGCGCCTGCTCGCGGAAGCGCAGGCGCTGGTCGTCGGCGTCGTTCAGTTCCGAGAAGCCGTTCGCAACTTCAAGGCCGGCGATGAACAGTTCAAAGCGGTCGGCCACTTCCGGGGCGTCGTCATTGCGCCGCGCCAGCGGCGACACCGCGGTCGGAAACGCGGTGATGAAGGTCGGCTGCTCCAGGCGCGGCTCAACGGTTTTCTCGAACAACTCCAGTTTCAATTTGGCAACACTGCCGGCGGCGGCGGCATCGCGGACACCAGCATCGGAGGCAACGCCAGCAACAGCGGCGTTTGCGCCGACGCCGACATCAGCCAGCGCCTGCACAAGGCGCGCCGGGTCTTGCAATGCGGCGGCGTCAAGCGCCGGGTTGTGGCGCAGGATGGCGTCGTCGAAGCGCAGTTCGTCAAAAGGGCCGGAGAAGTCGAGGCGCCTGCCGTCAAACTCGACGACCGGGCCGCCGCAAACCTCGTCGCAGACGCGGCGCAGCAGGTCGCCGGTCAGTTGCATCAGGTCGCGGTAGTCGGCGTATGCCTGGTAGAACTCCAGCATCGTGAATTCCGGGTTGTGGCGCGCCGACACGCCCTCGTTGCGGAAGTTGCGGTTGATCTCGTACACCTTCTCCAGGCCGCCGACCACCAGCCGCTTCAAATACAACTCCGGCGCGACGCGCAGGTACAGCGGCATGTCCAGCGCATGGTGGCGCGTGACAAACGGGCGCGCCGCGGCGCCGCCGGGCAGCGGCTGCATCATCGGCGTTTCAACCTCGAGAAAGCCGCGCCGGTTCAGGTCGTCGCGGATGGCGGCGACGATGCACGACCGCTTGCGGAAAATCTCGCGCGCGCCGCCGCCGGCAATCAGGTCGAGGTAGCGTTTGCGGTGGCGCGTCTCGATGTCGGCGAGGCCGTGAAATTTCTCCGGCAGCGGATGCAGCGACTTCACCAGCAGCCGCAAACGCTCGACGCGCACGCTCAACTCGCCGGTTCTGGTGCGCGTAACGAGGCCCACGGCGCCGACGATGTCGCCGACATCCAACGTCTTGAAGCGCCGGTAATCATCGTCGCCGGCGACGGCGGCGCTCAGCATCAACTGAATGTCGCCGCTCATGTCGCGCAGCACCGCGAAACTGGTCTTGCCCATGACCCGCTTGCCGACCAGGCGCCCGGCGACGCGCACGCGGGTTTGCGCGGCCTCCAGCGCGTCCCGGTCGAGCGCGCCGCAGTCGCGGTGCAGGTCGGCGGCGACGGCGTCGCGGCGGAAGTCGTTCGGGTAGGCGCCGCCTTCGGCGCGCAACGCCTCCAGTTTACGGCGGCGCTCGGCGGACAATTTGTCGGTGTCACCGCCCATTCAGAACCCCCGCTTCAGGTTGCCTGCGCCGCCGCCCATCCGAATCCTCTGCTTCAAGTTGCCGCTGTCGCCGCCCATTCAAACCCCCTGCTTCAAACTCTTCTCGATGAAAGGCGTGATGTCGCCGTCGAGCACCGCCTGCGTGTTGCCGGTCTCGTGGCCGGTTCGCAAGTCCTTGATGCGCGACTGGTCGAGCACATACGAGCGTATCTGGCTGCCCCAGGCGATGTCGGCCTTGGCCTCCTCGATGGACTGCTGTTCGCCGCGCTTCTTGCGCATCTCGAGTTCGTAGAGTTTGGCCTTCAACTGCTTCATCGCCATGTCGCGGTTCTTGTGCTGCGAGCGGTCGTTCTGGCACTGCACGACGATGTTCGTCGGCAGGTGGGTGATGCGCACCGCCGACTCGGTCTTGTTCACATGCTGGCCGCCGGCGCCGCTCGCGCGATAGACATCCACGCGCAGGTCGGCGGGGTTGATCTCAATCTCAATCTCGTCGCTGACTTCCGGCGACACGAACACCGCCGCAAACGAGGTGTGGCGGCGGTTGCCGGAATCAAACGGCGATTTCCGGACCAGGCGGTGCACGCCGGTCTCGGTGCGCAACCAGCCGTAGGCGTAGTCGCCCTTCACATTGACGGTCGCGCTCTTGATGCCGGCGACCTCGCCGGGCGACGCCTCGATGACCTCGGCGGCGAAGGCCCTTGATTCGGCCCAGCGCAGATACATCCGCAGCAGCATCTCGGCCCAGTCCTGCGCCTCGGTGCCGCCCGAACCGGCGGTGATGTCGAGAAATGCGTTGTTGAGATCGCTGTCGCCGGCGAACATGCGCCGGAATTCCATGTCGGCGACCTCGTCGGCCAGTTCGCCGAGGTCGCCCTCTATCAGCGCGGCGGTGTCGGCGTCGTCTTCCTCCTCGGCCAGCGCCAGCAGTTCGCCGCTGTCGCCGAGGCGTTTTTCAAGCGAATCAATGCCGCGGAGGACGCGCTCCAGCGCGACGCGCTCCCTGCCGAGTTGCTGCGCGCGGTCGGCGTCCTGCCAGACACCGGGGTCTTCCAGTTGGCGGATGATTTCCTCGTAACGGGCGCGCTTGTTATCGTAGTCAAAGATACCCCCTCAGCGCCCGGGTGCGCTCGACCAGGTCACGAAGGCTGTGTTTGATCGGGTTGATTTCCATGCGCGGGCGCCCTCAGGCGACGATGTTTTCGGTGATCAGTTCGCGCGCCTTTGCGCGGTCGTCCACCGACAGCGCCACCGTCGAGTAATTGCCGCGGCGGCTCAGTATGTGGATGCTGCGAATGCGGATGCCGGCGTTGCTCAGCCGCTCGGCCACCCTGGCGAGCGCGCCCGGCTCGTCGCGCAACTGGATGATCAGCGCGTCGTCAATGACCGCCTTGAACGACTCGCGCCGCAGCACGCGCAGCGCCTCGTCGGACTGGTCGGTGCTCAGCACAATCAGGCCGTGGGCGCCGTGGCTGTCGGCGTCGAGGGTTTCGATGTTGATGTCGTTGTCGGCGAGCACGCGGCTGATTCTGGCGATGACGCCGGTGCCCTCCTCGACGACGATGACAATTCTTTTCATGAGCAATCCCCCTGTTGCAGCGCCAGCGCGCAGTCGGCGACAATCGCGTCCACCGTGTCGCGGGTGACATGCGGCATCGTGATAATGTGCGCGATGTCGCGGTAAACCGCAATCTGCCATTTTTCCGTGACGCTCTTCGGCGGCCTCGGAAACACCACCGTCAGCGAATTCTTGTGGCGCCACGCCGGTATTCCGTTGTCGTCGAAACGCGCCACCGCGTAGTCGGCGACCGCCAGCGCGGCGGCGACCGTCTGCCGGAAACCGGACAGGCCGTTGCGTTTCAGCGCGTACCATAATATCAAAGGCGTGAACGCATTGCGCGAGCCGGACAGCGTGGTGTCGAGAACGCCGACATACTCGATGGCGCGCGAGATGCGCGCGACGGAATCGCGCTTCGCCAGCACGATGCCGCACGGCAGCGGCGCGCCGATCATCTTGTGGCCGCTGACGGCGACGCTGTGGTAGCCGTCCTCGAAGCGGTGGGGCTGCGGCTCGTCAACGAACGGCAGTATCATGCCGCTCAGCGCGGCGTCGGCGTGGATGTAGTAGTCGGTCATCGCGAGGTCCCTGAAAATCCCGCGGATGCGGCGCACATCGTCCACCGCGCCCTTCATCGTCGTGCCGATGTTGGCGAGCACGATGCCGGGAACATCGCGGTGGATGCGCACCGTCTCACGGAGGTCGTCGTAATCTATCTCGCCGTTTTCGCGGCTTTTGATCATGATGCTGCGCGTGTTCAGGATGTGCATCGTCTTGAGCACGCTGTAATGCGTGTCTTCGGAGAAATACACCAGGCCGTCCGGGTACAGTTCGCGCGCCAGATAGAGGCCGTACATGTTGCCCTCGGTGCCGCCGTGGGTGACATAGCCCCAGCAGCGGTCCGGCTCCATGCCCATCAGGTAGGCGAAGCCGTTGACGACCTCGCGCTCGAATTCGTGCGTGTTGACCCAGAAGTTGCTGTTGTGGAACGGGTCGCCGACATTGTTGATGGACAGGCCCAGAAAGCGGTACAGTTCCGAGTAATCAAACAACTGGTTGCAGGGGTAGCCGGCCTGGGTGGCGGCGGCGTCTTGCAGGTGGCGGTGGAGTTCGTCCAAGCGCTGTGTCACCTGGTCGGGCGTTTTGCGGGCGGTGTCCATGGGAGTCTATTATAATGGAAGCGCGCACCGCGCCCGCCACCCCCGACCCCATGTCCGACCCCATGCCTGACACTTCCGACCAGACCGAGCACATCCTGTTTCTGACCGGCAAACTCGCGCGCCCAAGCCTGCTGAAGGTGCTGGAACAGATGCAGCCCGGCGAATTCACCTACACCGTGCGCGATTTGGGGTTGAATGTCGCGGCGCTGATGACGATGGCGGTTATCGAGCGCCGCCTGACCGACACCTTCGGCGCCGACCGCATCGTGCTGCCGGGGCGGTTTCGCGGCGACCTCGACGCGCTGGCGGCGCGCTTCGGCGTTCCGTTTGAGCGCGGGCCGGACGACCTGAAGGATTTGCCGGCGTTCTTCGGCAAAGAGGGGCGCAAGCGCGACCTGAGCCGTTACGACATCCGGATTTTCGGCGAGATTGTGGACGCGCCCGACCTTTCGCCCGAAGCCGTCGTGGAGATGGCGCGCGTGCAGCGCGCCGACGGCGCCGATGTGGTGGATTTGGGGTTTTTGCCGGACACGCCGTTTCCGCACCTGAAAGACACGATTGCGCTGCTGAAAGAGGACGGCTTTGAAGTCAGCGTTGATTCGCTTGACGGCGCGCAACTGCTGGACGCGGCGCAAAGCGGCGCCGACTATCTGCTGAGCCTGAAGCGCGAGACGCTGTGGGTGGCCGACGAGACCGACGCGACGCCGATACTGATTCCGGATACGCCGCGGCAACTGGAAACGCTTTATGAATGCATGGACGCGCTGATTGCCAAAGGCAGGCGCTTTATCGCCGACCCGATTCTTGAGCCGATACACTGCGGTTTCAGCGATTCGCTGGCGCGCTACCACCAAACGCGGCGCGACTACCCCGGCGCCGAGATGATGATGGGCATCGGCAACCTGAGCGAACTGACGCACGCCGACAGCGCCGGCGTCAACGCGCTGCTGATTGGGGTGGCGTCGGAACTTCGCATCGGCCATATACTGACGACGCAGGTCAGCGAGCACTGTTGCAAGGCGATACGCGAGATTGACGCGGCGCGGCGCATCATGTTCGCCGCGCGCGAGGACAGCACGCCGCCGACCGGCTTCGACAACCGCCTGATGATGCTGCACGAACGCAAGCCCTTTCCCTACGACGACGACGAGATTGCGGCGTTTGCGGCGGGCGTTACCGACGCGGGCTTCCGGATACAGGTCAGCGAGAGCGGCATCCATGTATATAATCGCGACTTGCACAAGACCGCCGCCGACCCTTTTGAGTTCTACCCGGAACTGGATGTCGGG includes:
- the lysS gene encoding lysine--tRNA ligase; protein product: MGGDTDKLSAERRRKLEALRAEGGAYPNDFRRDAVAADLHRDCGALDRDALEAAQTRVRVAGRLVGKRVMGKTSFAVLRDMSGDIQLMLSAAVAGDDDYRRFKTLDVGDIVGAVGLVTRTRTGELSVRVERLRLLVKSLHPLPEKFHGLADIETRHRKRYLDLIAGGGAREIFRKRSCIVAAIRDDLNRRGFLEVETPMMQPLPGGAAARPFVTRHHALDMPLYLRVAPELYLKRLVVGGLEKVYEINRNFRNEGVSARHNPEFTMLEFYQAYADYRDLMQLTGDLLRRVCDEVCGGPVVEFDGRRLDFSGPFDELRFDDAILRHNPALDAAALQDPARLVQALADVGVGANAAVAGVASDAGVRDAAAAGSVAKLKLELFEKTVEPRLEQPTFITAFPTAVSPLARRNDDAPEVADRFELFIAGLEVANGFSELNDADDQRLRFREQARERAGGDDEAMYYDADYIEALEYGLPPTAGEGIGIDRLVMLLTGAPSIRDVILFPQMRRRPDTGASGESGKPGESGTSDKPGTHNTPGTSDTPDKPGTPE
- a CDS encoding DNA recombination protein RmuC; this encodes MDFMTILGVVAVLALGGCVLLFWRMTEEKARADKAAAAETALAGAAAGREARIGELEAKLKTAEESGREQVATIARLETEKCGQAERFREQGEFENRMKDAVRMLTQDAFQRHSDRFRETNREEMGHLLNPLKKDIRDFKDSFDTLKTETARERQNLLTQFNAMNDAALKISKEANDLTHALKGEKQKQGAWGESVLETILENSGLREGHEYDRQPSVTGGDGERLRPDVIVRMPASDERVIIDSKVSLTDFIEYVNAEDEAVREQALQRHLQAVRRHISDLGDKRYPAAVGANLDFVIMFMPIEASFAVVMEKDMEITNYAMKNRVILATPTTLLLALRTIANLWRVERRNVNAEKIAHRGGELYDKVMLFLESFTKVGERIGAARDAYDQAANRLKDGRGSVVRQTEMLRDLGVHSPKPLPEEWQDTTPRLPDDTAPS
- a CDS encoding ACT domain-containing protein; amino-acid sequence: MKRIVIVVEEGTGVIARISRVLADNDINIETLDADSHGAHGLIVLSTDQSDEALRVLRRESFKAVIDDALIIQLRDEPGALARVAERLSNAGIRIRSIHILSRRGNYSTVALSVDDRAKARELITENIVA
- the prfB gene encoding peptide chain release factor 2 (programmed frameshift) → MEINPIKHSLRDLVERTRALRGYLDYDNKRARYEEIIRQLEDPGVWQDADRAQQLGRERVALERVLRGIDSLEKRLGDSGELLALAEEEDDADTAALIEGDLGELADEVADMEFRRMFAGDSDLNNAFLDITAGSGGTEAQDWAEMLLRMYLRWAESRAFAAEVIEASPGEVAGIKSATVNVKGDYAYGWLRTETGVHRLVRKSPFDSGNRRHTSFAAVFVSPEVSDEIEIEINPADLRVDVYRASGAGGQHVNKTESAVRITHLPTNIVVQCQNDRSQHKNRDMAMKQLKAKLYELEMRKKRGEQQSIEEAKADIAWGSQIRSYVLDQSRIKDLRTGHETGNTQAVLDGDITPFIEKSLKQGV
- a CDS encoding histidine decarboxylase produces the protein MDTARKTPDQVTQRLDELHRHLQDAAATQAGYPCNQLFDYSELYRFLGLSINNVGDPFHNSNFWVNTHEFEREVVNGFAYLMGMEPDRCWGYVTHGGTEGNMYGLYLARELYPDGLVYFSEDTHYSVLKTMHILNTRSIMIKSRENGEIDYDDLRETVRIHRDVPGIVLANIGTTMKGAVDDVRRIRGIFRDLAMTDYYIHADAALSGMILPFVDEPQPHRFEDGYHSVAVSGHKMIGAPLPCGIVLAKRDSVARISRAIEYVGVLDTTLSGSRNAFTPLILWYALKRNGLSGFRQTVAAALAVADYAVARFDDNGIPAWRHKNSLTVVFPRPPKSVTEKWQIAVYRDIAHIITMPHVTRDTVDAIVADCALALQQGDCS